A segment of the Jatrophihabitans endophyticus genome:
TGGGCGCCCCGGTGTCGCGGACCTCGGCACCGCGGACCAGGCCGTCGGTCGGCTGCAGCGCGATCGTGCGGACCATGTCGTCGCCGATGTGCTGCGCGACCTCGAGGGTGAGCGTCTTGGACAGCTCGCCCAGCTCGATCTCGGTCGTCAGCGCCTGGTTGAGGTCGGGGATCGTGTTGCGCCCGAACTCCACGTCGACGACCGGGCCGATGACGCGGACGACGCGGCCGCCGGTCGCCGCGCCGCTCGTGGTGTCCTGCTGCTCTTCTACGGCGGTCATTCTGCACTCCCTGTCGCGGCGAGAGCATCGGCGCCGCCGACGATCTCGCTGATTTCCTGGGTGATCTCGGCTTGGCGCGCCTCGTTGGCGAGCCGGGTGAACGTCTTGATGAGGTCGGTGGCGTTGTCGCTCGCCGACTTCATCGCCCGGCGGCGGGCCGCGGACTCCGACGCCGCGGACTCCAGCAACGCGGAGAAGATCCGCGAGCTGATGTAGCGCGGCAGGATCGCCGCGATCAGCGACGCCGGCTCCGGCTCGAACTCGTAGAGGGTGGGCAGGCCGCCGGACTCCTCGGCCTGCTCCTCCTCGCCGTCCTCGGACTGCTCGTCGGCGAGGTCGTCGCCGTCGGTGGCGCCCTTGACCGGCGAGACCTGGACGGCGACCGGGGTCTGCGAGACCGAGTTGACGAAGCGGGTGTAGATCACCCACAGCTCGTCGATGCCGGCGCGCTGCTCGCGCGCGCCGCCGGACGATGCGCCCTCACCGTCGTCGGTGTCGTCGCCGCCGCCCACGGTGCCCTCGCTCGTGGCGGTCAGCGCCGCCACGACCGCCTCGGTCGCGCCGCGGGCGTCGGCGAAGTTGGGCTGCTCGGAGAAGCCCGACCACTGCCCCGCGAGCGGGATCTGGCGGAAGTTGAAGTACGCCGAGCCCTTGCGGCCGATGACGTAGCGGTCGACCTCCTTGCCCTCGCCCTCGAGCTGGCGGGCCAGCTCGTTGGCGCGCCGGATCGCGTTGGCGTTGTAGCCGCCGGCGAGCCCGCGGTCGCTGGTGATCAGCAGGATGCCGGCCCGGCGCGGGTTCTCGACCCCGGTCAGCATCGGGTGCCGCAGCGTGTTGTCGCTGCTCAGCGCGGCGAGCGCGCGGCTGAGCTCCTTGGCGTAGGGCTTGGCGCTGTTCATCCGCGACTGCGCCTTGACGATGCGCGACGCGGCGATGAGCTCCATCGCCTTGGTGATCTTCTTCGTCGAGTTCACCGACCGGATGCGGCGGCGATAGACGCGAAGCTGGGCTCCCACGAGAGACCTACTTCTCGGACTTGTCGGCCGTCGGCTGGAACTGCTTGCCGAACTCGTCGATCAGCTGCTCGA
Coding sequences within it:
- a CDS encoding F0F1 ATP synthase subunit gamma, whose product is MGAQLRVYRRRIRSVNSTKKITKAMELIAASRIVKAQSRMNSAKPYAKELSRALAALSSDNTLRHPMLTGVENPRRAGILLITSDRGLAGGYNANAIRRANELARQLEGEGKEVDRYVIGRKGSAYFNFRQIPLAGQWSGFSEQPNFADARGATEAVVAALTATSEGTVGGGDDTDDGEGASSGGAREQRAGIDELWVIYTRFVNSVSQTPVAVQVSPVKGATDGDDLADEQSEDGEEEQAEESGGLPTLYEFEPEPASLIAAILPRYISSRIFSALLESAASESAARRRAMKSASDNATDLIKTFTRLANEARQAEITQEISEIVGGADALAATGSAE